A single genomic interval of Microbacterium sp. LWO14-1.2 harbors:
- a CDS encoding transcriptional repressor → MAQRNTWQRERVREALADARGFVSAQSLHASLRDDNTGIGLATVYRALAGLAASGDADSLQSPEGEALYRACTTQGHHHHLICRNCGLTVEIEAKDVEQWAHRTAALHGFTDAAHVVDIFGLCAPCTNKRAAEEAAIA, encoded by the coding sequence ATGGCTCAGCGGAACACCTGGCAGCGCGAACGCGTGCGCGAAGCGCTCGCCGACGCGCGCGGATTCGTGAGCGCCCAGAGCCTGCACGCTTCGCTGCGCGACGACAACACGGGAATCGGCCTCGCCACCGTGTACCGCGCGCTCGCCGGCCTCGCCGCTTCCGGCGACGCCGATTCGCTGCAGAGCCCCGAGGGCGAGGCGCTGTACCGCGCCTGCACGACGCAGGGTCATCACCACCACCTGATCTGCCGCAACTGCGGTCTCACCGTCGAGATCGAGGCGAAGGACGTCGAGCAGTGGGCGCATCGCACGGCAGCCCTGCACGGATTCACGGACGCCGCGCACGTGGTCGACATCTTCGGACTGTGCGCCCCGTGCACCAACAAGCGCGCCGCAGAAGAGGCAGCGATCGCGTGA
- a CDS encoding zinc ABC transporter substrate-binding protein, whose protein sequence is MKKPVVALALASVAALSLAGCSTTPAAGEGGDDGITVVASTNVYGSLAAQIGGDRVEVESIITSATQDPHSYEASARDRLTVQKADLVIENGGGYDSFIDTLLQDAQDPHVVTAVEYSHDYPGNEGHDHADDEESHDHGDEAATEDEGHDHEHADGKEGHEGHNHIEGFNEHVWFDPHTMVHVVEAIADELSELDPDGKDDFTANADKIVADLEGFEADLETLKTDAAGANVIITEPLPGYIAAAAGLTDVTPEGFAESVEEGTDVAPATLLATLDVISAGDVRAVLTNAQTGGAETQRVEDAATDAGIPLVAFTELLPEGSSYSEWMSDAIQSLADALQS, encoded by the coding sequence ATGAAGAAGCCCGTCGTCGCCCTCGCCCTCGCATCCGTCGCCGCCCTATCGCTGGCCGGATGCTCCACCACCCCGGCCGCGGGAGAGGGCGGCGACGACGGCATCACGGTCGTCGCGAGCACCAACGTCTACGGCTCGCTGGCCGCGCAGATCGGCGGCGATCGCGTCGAGGTCGAGTCGATCATCACGTCGGCCACGCAGGACCCGCACTCGTACGAGGCCTCGGCGCGCGACCGCCTCACGGTGCAGAAGGCCGACCTCGTGATCGAGAACGGCGGCGGATACGACTCCTTCATCGACACGCTGCTGCAGGACGCGCAGGATCCGCACGTCGTCACGGCCGTCGAGTACTCGCACGACTACCCGGGCAACGAGGGCCATGACCACGCCGACGACGAGGAGAGCCACGACCACGGCGACGAGGCCGCCACGGAGGACGAGGGCCACGACCACGAGCACGCCGACGGGAAAGAGGGCCACGAGGGTCACAACCACATCGAGGGCTTCAACGAGCACGTCTGGTTCGACCCGCACACGATGGTGCACGTCGTCGAGGCGATCGCCGACGAGCTGTCGGAGCTCGACCCCGACGGCAAGGACGACTTCACCGCGAACGCCGACAAGATCGTCGCCGACCTCGAGGGGTTCGAGGCCGACCTCGAGACCCTGAAGACGGATGCTGCGGGAGCGAACGTCATCATCACCGAACCGCTGCCCGGCTACATCGCCGCGGCGGCCGGCCTCACCGACGTCACGCCCGAGGGCTTCGCCGAGTCCGTGGAGGAGGGCACCGACGTGGCCCCGGCCACGCTGCTCGCGACCCTCGACGTGATCTCCGCGGGAGACGTGCGCGCGGTGCTGACCAACGCGCAGACGGGTGGCGCCGAGACGCAGCGCGTCGAGGATGCTGCGACGGATGCCGGTATTCCGCTCGTCGCGTTCACGGAGCTGCTGCCCGAGGGATCGTCGTACTCTGAGTGGATGAGTGACGCGATCCAGAGCCTCGCCGACGCGCTCCAGTCGTGA
- a CDS encoding permease: MVAALFLVDAFLPNLYDAALPSRAQDGLTLALSVLIEALPFVILGVLLSIVVQVWLPSDVIHRWLPRRAWARRAVLSLLGMLIPVCECGNVPFARGLMMRGLAPAEALTFLIAAPIVNPIVILTTHAAFGFDDGILVARLIGGYLIANLIGWIYSRHPSPDSLLTQRFVDTCERVTHEPGTPVRRSLTQFLVELRAVMPALIIGSALAGAVQVLIPRELLLAIGSNPVLSIVAMMALAMTVAICSNVDAFFALSFASTFSSGAIVAFLLVGPLVDVKMLALMRTTFTTRTLAGIVGVVVLAAFAIGIGVNVFV, from the coding sequence ATCGTCGCGGCGCTGTTCCTCGTCGACGCGTTCCTCCCGAACCTCTACGACGCGGCGCTGCCCAGCCGGGCACAGGACGGCCTGACCCTCGCGCTCAGCGTGCTGATCGAGGCGCTGCCCTTCGTCATCCTCGGCGTGCTGCTGTCGATCGTGGTGCAGGTGTGGCTGCCGTCCGACGTCATCCACCGCTGGCTCCCGCGACGCGCGTGGGCGCGCCGCGCCGTGCTGTCGCTGCTGGGCATGCTGATCCCGGTCTGCGAGTGCGGCAACGTGCCCTTCGCCCGCGGACTCATGATGCGCGGGCTCGCCCCGGCCGAGGCGCTCACATTCCTCATCGCGGCTCCGATCGTGAACCCGATCGTGATCCTCACGACGCACGCGGCGTTCGGGTTCGACGACGGCATCCTCGTCGCCCGTCTCATCGGCGGATACCTCATCGCGAACCTCATCGGCTGGATCTACAGCCGACACCCCTCGCCCGACTCGCTGCTGACGCAGCGCTTCGTCGACACGTGCGAGCGGGTCACGCACGAGCCCGGCACCCCGGTGCGCCGCAGCCTCACGCAGTTCCTCGTCGAACTGCGCGCGGTCATGCCGGCGCTCATCATCGGATCCGCCCTGGCCGGTGCGGTGCAGGTGCTCATCCCACGGGAGCTGCTCCTCGCGATCGGATCCAACCCCGTGCTGTCGATCGTCGCGATGATGGCGCTCGCCATGACCGTCGCGATCTGCTCGAACGTGGATGCGTTCTTCGCCCTCTCGTTCGCCTCGACGTTCTCGTCGGGAGCGATCGTCGCGTTCCTGCTCGTCGGGCCGCTCGTCGACGTGAAGATGCTCGCGCTCATGCGCACCACCTTCACGACCCGTACGCTCGCCGGAATCGTCGGCGTGGTCGTGCTCGCCGCCTTCGCCATCGGGATCGGGGTGAACGTCTTTGTCTGA
- a CDS encoding metal ABC transporter ATP-binding protein produces MSGAADTTAGPAPRTPVLEVRGAALQRGDRELWSGLDLTVEPGEFIAVLGPSGSGKTTLLRSILGLQPLSAGEIRVSGGPVRKGNRRIGYVPQQRTLAPDTSMRARDLVALGVQGSRFGFPVPHRGDKAKVDELLRAVGASHFAGRRVGLLSGGEQQRLRVGQALADEPSLLLCDEPLSNLDLANQVAVTDIIDRQRRERDAAVLFVTHDINPILGRVDRILYIAGGRFVLGTPEEVLQTRVLTELYGTPVFVLRAGDRLVVVGVPDAEPHHDHDHEAHA; encoded by the coding sequence GTGAGCGGCGCCGCCGACACGACCGCAGGCCCCGCGCCGCGCACGCCCGTCCTGGAGGTGCGCGGCGCCGCCCTGCAGCGCGGCGACCGCGAACTGTGGTCCGGTCTCGACCTGACCGTCGAGCCGGGCGAGTTCATCGCCGTGCTCGGGCCGTCGGGGTCGGGCAAGACCACGCTGCTGCGCAGCATCCTGGGCCTGCAGCCGCTGTCGGCCGGAGAGATCCGCGTCTCGGGCGGGCCCGTGCGCAAGGGCAATCGCCGCATCGGCTACGTGCCCCAGCAGCGCACCCTCGCTCCCGACACCAGCATGCGGGCGCGCGACCTCGTCGCCCTCGGCGTGCAGGGCAGCCGGTTCGGATTCCCCGTGCCCCACCGCGGCGACAAAGCCAAGGTCGACGAGCTGCTGCGCGCGGTCGGCGCCTCGCACTTCGCCGGCCGGCGGGTGGGGCTGCTCTCGGGTGGAGAGCAGCAGCGCCTCCGGGTCGGACAGGCGCTCGCCGACGAGCCGTCGCTGCTGCTGTGCGACGAACCGCTGTCAAACCTCGACCTCGCGAACCAGGTCGCCGTGACCGACATCATCGACCGGCAGCGCCGTGAGCGCGACGCCGCCGTGCTGTTCGTCACCCACGACATCAATCCGATCCTCGGCCGCGTCGACCGCATCCTCTACATCGCCGGCGGCCGCTTCGTGCTGGGCACCCCCGAGGAGGTGCTGCAGACCCGCGTGCTCACCGAGCTCTACGGCACACCCGTGTTCGTGCTGCGCGCCGGCGACCGGCTGGTCGTCGTCGGAGTGCCGGATGCCGAGCCCCACCACGACCACGATCACGAGGCCCACGCATGA
- a CDS encoding sugar ABC transporter permease, with product MTNAATTRSASNLTKPNTPTTDTTAIVTGSARGLRRHRKRVEPIYYLFLLPTLVIFTLAITVPGVMGIFFSFTDSIGLGEWSFNGFTNYIAMFSDPSILQSYLFTFGFSIATVIVVNVIAFLLAVGLTSRIRFKTGLRTIFVIPMVISGIIIAYVFNFLFSNSIPAAGAATGIPWLETSLLANPDLAWVAIVIVTAWQATPGTLLIYIAGLLSVPGEVYEAASIDGASKTQQLLRITVPLVAGYVVINVILGFKGFLNAYDIIVGLTNGGPGTATRSVAMTIIAGFNGGDYAYQMANATIFFIVAVLISLLQLSLTRGRNAL from the coding sequence ATGACGAACGCCGCCACGACGCGCTCCGCGTCGAACCTCACCAAACCGAACACCCCGACCACCGACACGACCGCGATCGTCACGGGCAGCGCCCGCGGCCTCCGACGCCACCGCAAGCGGGTCGAGCCCATCTACTACCTGTTCCTGCTGCCGACGCTCGTGATCTTCACGCTCGCGATCACGGTGCCGGGCGTCATGGGCATCTTCTTCAGCTTCACCGACTCGATCGGCCTGGGGGAGTGGAGCTTCAACGGCTTCACGAACTACATCGCGATGTTCAGCGATCCGTCGATCCTGCAGAGCTACCTCTTCACGTTCGGCTTCTCGATCGCGACCGTGATCGTCGTCAACGTGATCGCGTTCCTGCTCGCGGTCGGGCTGACGTCCCGCATCCGCTTCAAGACCGGGCTCCGCACGATCTTCGTGATCCCCATGGTGATCTCGGGCATCATCATCGCCTACGTCTTCAACTTCCTGTTCTCGAACTCCATCCCCGCGGCGGGCGCAGCCACCGGCATCCCATGGTTGGAGACGAGCCTGCTCGCCAACCCCGACCTCGCCTGGGTCGCGATCGTGATCGTGACCGCCTGGCAGGCCACGCCGGGCACGCTCCTCATCTACATCGCCGGTCTCCTGTCGGTGCCCGGCGAGGTGTACGAGGCGGCGAGCATCGACGGTGCGAGCAAGACCCAGCAGCTGCTGCGGATCACGGTCCCGCTCGTGGCCGGCTACGTCGTGATCAACGTGATCCTCGGTTTCAAGGGCTTCCTCAACGCCTACGACATCATCGTCGGACTCACCAACGGCGGACCCGGCACTGCGACCCGCAGCGTCGCGATGACGATCATCGCCGGGTTCAACGGCGGCGACTACGCCTACCAGATGGCCAACGCGACGATCTTCTTCATCGTCGCCGTGCTCATCTCGCTGCTGCAGCTCTCGCTGACCCGCGGAAGGAACGCCCTCTGA
- a CDS encoding metal ABC transporter permease → MTAVTGIVQTVDWSDVFSFQDYGDLVALLANSIVAGAVLGIVGGLIGVFVMQRDLAFAVHGVSELSFAGAAAALLFGGSVVAGSLGGALVAAVLIGILGAKARDRNSIVGVLMPFGLGLGILFLSLYDGRSANRFSLLTGQIVSVSSPDLGWLLGISIVVLLGLLLMWHPLRFDSLDPESAAARGVPTRAVSLLFMVLLGLIVAVSVHIIGALLVMALLVTPAAAAMRVTAGPVAVPLLAALFGFVSAVGGILLALAGTLPVSPYITTLSFTIYVVCWIIQRVRGGVRRVRT, encoded by the coding sequence ATGACCGCCGTCACCGGCATCGTCCAGACCGTGGACTGGAGCGACGTGTTCTCGTTCCAGGACTACGGCGACCTCGTCGCGCTGCTCGCCAACTCGATCGTCGCGGGCGCGGTGCTCGGCATCGTCGGCGGACTCATCGGCGTCTTCGTGATGCAGCGCGACCTCGCGTTCGCCGTGCACGGTGTCAGCGAGCTGTCGTTCGCGGGCGCCGCCGCGGCCCTGCTGTTCGGCGGCAGCGTCGTCGCCGGCTCGCTGGGCGGAGCGCTCGTCGCGGCCGTTCTCATCGGCATCCTCGGCGCGAAGGCGAGGGACCGCAACTCGATCGTCGGCGTGCTGATGCCGTTCGGTCTCGGTCTCGGCATCCTGTTCCTGTCTCTCTACGACGGCCGCAGCGCGAACCGCTTCAGCCTGCTGACGGGGCAGATCGTCTCCGTCTCGAGCCCCGACCTGGGCTGGCTGCTCGGCATCAGCATCGTGGTGCTGCTCGGTCTGCTGCTCATGTGGCACCCGCTGCGCTTCGACTCGCTCGATCCTGAATCGGCCGCGGCGCGCGGCGTGCCCACCCGCGCGGTGAGCCTGCTGTTCATGGTGCTGCTCGGCCTCATCGTCGCGGTCAGCGTGCACATCATCGGCGCGCTGCTCGTGATGGCTCTGCTCGTGACGCCGGCCGCCGCCGCGATGCGCGTGACCGCCGGACCCGTCGCGGTGCCGCTGCTCGCGGCGCTGTTCGGATTCGTGTCGGCGGTGGGCGGCATCCTGCTCGCGCTGGCCGGCACCCTGCCGGTGAGCCCGTACATCACGACCCTGTCGTTCACGATCTACGTCGTGTGCTGGATCATCCAGCGGGTGCGCGGAGGGGTGCGCCGGGTCCGGACATAG
- a CDS encoding carbohydrate ABC transporter permease → MSTQTLTTVTADGKKPRIRMERVNWSGTVILILCAVTVLLPLYVTISMAFKTTGQAVDGNAFSLPAPFSIDGFVQAWNLTKFPVGAGISLLVTAGTVAATIILAAFASYAIVRNWDRKLFRWSFFYLLAAMFIPFPVVALPQIQLTGRVGLDNPFGVIILATMFQLSFSVLLFTAFLRSIPIELEESARIDGASTWQTFWRLIFPLLAPMSATVGIFAFLYAWNDFMMPSLIISDPALQTLPVRQNLFQNQFSNNYNVAFASYLMAMAPAILAYLFTQRFVMEGVTQGAVKG, encoded by the coding sequence ATGTCCACGCAGACACTCACCACCGTCACCGCCGACGGCAAGAAGCCGCGCATCCGCATGGAGCGCGTCAACTGGTCGGGCACCGTCATCCTCATCCTCTGCGCGGTCACCGTGCTGCTGCCGCTGTACGTCACCATCTCGATGGCGTTCAAGACGACCGGCCAGGCCGTCGACGGCAACGCGTTCTCGCTACCGGCGCCGTTCAGCATCGACGGGTTCGTGCAGGCGTGGAACCTCACGAAGTTCCCCGTCGGCGCCGGCATCTCGCTGCTCGTCACCGCAGGCACCGTGGCGGCCACGATCATCCTCGCGGCGTTCGCCTCGTACGCGATCGTGCGCAACTGGGACCGCAAGCTGTTCCGCTGGTCGTTCTTCTACCTGCTCGCGGCGATGTTCATCCCGTTCCCCGTGGTGGCGCTGCCGCAGATCCAACTCACCGGACGCGTCGGCCTCGACAACCCGTTCGGCGTCATCATCCTCGCGACGATGTTCCAGCTGAGCTTCAGCGTGCTGCTGTTCACCGCGTTCCTCCGCTCGATCCCGATCGAGCTCGAGGAGAGCGCCCGCATCGACGGTGCGTCGACGTGGCAGACGTTCTGGCGGCTCATCTTCCCCCTGCTCGCACCGATGAGCGCGACCGTCGGCATCTTCGCCTTCCTCTATGCGTGGAACGACTTCATGATGCCGTCGCTCATCATCTCCGACCCCGCCCTGCAGACCCTGCCGGTGCGGCAGAACCTCTTCCAGAACCAGTTCAGCAACAACTACAACGTCGCCTTCGCGTCGTACCTCATGGCCATGGCCCCGGCGATCCTCGCGTACCTGTTCACGCAGCGCTTCGTGATGGAGGGCGTGACGCAGGGCGCCGTCAAGGGCTGA
- a CDS encoding glycoside hydrolase family 13 protein has translation MTDATLTETRNDHSDVTAAWWRQAIVYQIYPRSFADANGDGLGDIPGIVSRADYLAELGIDAVWLSPFYPSALADGGYDVADYRDVDPRLGTLADFDEMVAALHERGIRVVVDIVPNHSSDLHEWFQEALAAGRGSAARERYIFREGSGPDGDEPPTDWTAAFGGSAWERVEDGQWYLHSFAPEQPDLNWDHPEVRADFLTTLRFWSDRGVDGFRIDVAHMLTKDLSEPLPSTAELDALPHDGNHPLHDRDDVHEIYAEWRRVFNEYDPPRTAVAEAWVSTPERRARYASAEGLGQAFNFDLLVADFDAEQFRTVITDNLAQARITGSSTTWVLSNHDVTRHATRYGLAPLNGRKGVKQGVEWVAAGGPADQLDRERGLRRAHAATLLLLGLPGSTYLYQGEELGLQEVAEIGPEQRQDPSFFRGADFDGLGRDGCRVPLPWTASGPSFGFGAGDAHLPQPEWFAEYAVDVEETDPSSTLALYREALRLRRLLQTDESLEWVETGRADVLRFARPNGWQIVTNFGSEPFDLGAEADDLVLGTLVEGAVPADSTVWLAPQGVVV, from the coding sequence ATGACCGATGCGACTCTCACCGAGACCCGCAACGACCACTCCGACGTCACGGCGGCCTGGTGGCGTCAGGCGATCGTGTACCAGATCTACCCCCGCAGCTTCGCCGACGCGAACGGCGACGGCCTGGGCGACATCCCCGGCATCGTCTCTCGCGCCGACTACCTCGCCGAGCTCGGGATCGACGCCGTCTGGCTCAGTCCGTTCTACCCCTCGGCGCTCGCCGACGGCGGATACGACGTGGCGGACTACCGCGACGTCGACCCGCGGCTGGGCACGCTCGCCGACTTCGACGAGATGGTCGCGGCACTGCACGAGCGCGGCATCCGCGTCGTCGTCGACATCGTGCCGAACCACAGCTCCGACCTGCACGAGTGGTTCCAAGAGGCGCTCGCCGCCGGACGCGGATCGGCCGCGCGGGAGCGGTACATCTTCCGCGAGGGCTCCGGGCCGGACGGCGACGAGCCGCCGACCGACTGGACCGCCGCGTTCGGCGGGTCGGCGTGGGAGCGCGTCGAGGACGGCCAGTGGTACCTGCACAGCTTCGCGCCGGAGCAGCCCGACCTGAACTGGGATCACCCGGAGGTGCGAGCAGACTTCCTCACGACGCTGCGCTTCTGGTCGGACCGAGGGGTGGACGGCTTCCGCATCGACGTGGCGCACATGCTGACCAAGGATCTCAGCGAGCCGCTGCCCAGCACCGCCGAGCTCGACGCACTGCCGCACGACGGCAACCACCCGCTGCACGACCGCGACGACGTGCACGAGATCTACGCCGAGTGGCGGCGAGTGTTCAACGAGTACGACCCGCCCCGCACGGCTGTCGCCGAGGCGTGGGTGAGCACCCCGGAGCGCCGCGCGCGCTACGCCTCGGCCGAGGGTCTGGGCCAGGCGTTCAACTTCGACCTGCTCGTCGCCGACTTCGACGCGGAGCAGTTCCGCACGGTCATCACCGACAACCTCGCGCAGGCGCGCATCACGGGGTCGTCGACGACGTGGGTGCTGTCGAACCACGACGTCACGCGTCACGCCACCCGCTACGGCCTCGCTCCGCTCAACGGGCGCAAGGGCGTCAAGCAGGGTGTCGAGTGGGTGGCCGCGGGCGGACCGGCCGATCAGCTCGACCGCGAGCGCGGGCTGCGTCGGGCGCACGCCGCGACGCTGCTGCTGCTCGGTCTGCCCGGCAGCACGTACCTGTACCAGGGTGAGGAGCTCGGGCTGCAGGAGGTCGCGGAGATCGGACCGGAGCAGCGCCAGGATCCGTCGTTCTTCCGCGGCGCCGATTTCGACGGCCTCGGAAGGGACGGATGCCGCGTGCCGCTGCCGTGGACGGCATCCGGTCCGTCGTTCGGCTTCGGCGCCGGCGACGCGCATCTGCCGCAGCCGGAGTGGTTCGCCGAGTACGCCGTCGACGTCGAGGAGACGGATCCGTCGTCGACCCTCGCGCTGTACCGTGAGGCGCTGCGGCTCCGTCGCCTGCTGCAGACGGACGAGAGCCTGGAGTGGGTCGAGACAGGGCGTGCCGACGTCCTGCGCTTCGCGCGGCCGAACGGCTGGCAGATCGTGACGAACTTCGGCTCGGAGCCGTTCGACCTGGGCGCGGAGGCCGACGACCTCGTCCTGGGCACGCTCGTCGAGGGGGCCGTGCCCGCGGACTCGACGGTCTGGCTCGCGCCGCAGGGTGTCGTGGTCTGA
- a CDS encoding extracellular solute-binding protein produces MSDRSPRPARIAAGVAALALVGAALTGCSSAGGAETIRFTFNKREAIEFMTELVAQYNSSQDKVHVEVDTSGVDVISASFVRGNPPDIMLANYNYEVARFVQRCALTDLSGTEAAGQIRDDLGPLMDQYGSCEGRTSALPYSVMAASVIYNKEIFEQQGLEVPTTWDELIAVCDQLKAAGIDPFYATFKDDWTVAQGWYDYTAGGSVDVIDFFDAMATEGTEVGPDSSVSFEKDFAEPMDKMLQLAKDYTNADAPSRGYGDGNLAFAKGEAAMYLQGPWAFSEIAKTSPDLALGTFPLPMTNDPSELGVRVNMDLAAMIPEGSRHQEAARDFLEYLFLPENIQAYNESQLGFTPTTDAPAPDDPRIEGMIEYYDSGQIYQGPSVLVPKTLPLNNYVQAMVLGASPASTLRTMDADWARIAFRAPIPSTEDNASADAPASGETEESTP; encoded by the coding sequence GTGTCTGACAGATCCCCACGCCCGGCCCGCATCGCGGCCGGGGTCGCAGCGCTCGCGCTCGTCGGCGCAGCGCTCACCGGATGCTCCTCGGCGGGCGGCGCCGAGACCATCCGCTTCACGTTCAACAAGCGTGAGGCCATCGAGTTCATGACCGAACTCGTCGCGCAGTACAACTCCTCCCAGGACAAGGTGCACGTCGAGGTCGACACATCGGGAGTCGATGTGATCTCGGCGAGCTTCGTCCGAGGCAACCCGCCCGACATCATGCTCGCCAACTACAACTACGAGGTCGCCCGCTTCGTGCAGCGCTGCGCACTCACCGACCTCTCCGGCACCGAGGCCGCCGGCCAGATCCGCGACGACCTCGGCCCGCTCATGGACCAGTACGGCTCGTGCGAAGGGCGCACGAGCGCCCTGCCCTACTCGGTGATGGCCGCATCCGTCATCTACAACAAGGAGATCTTCGAGCAGCAGGGTCTCGAGGTCCCGACCACGTGGGACGAGCTGATCGCCGTGTGCGACCAGCTCAAGGCCGCGGGCATCGACCCGTTCTACGCGACGTTCAAGGACGACTGGACGGTCGCGCAGGGCTGGTACGACTACACCGCCGGCGGCTCGGTCGACGTGATCGACTTCTTCGACGCCATGGCCACCGAGGGCACAGAGGTCGGCCCGGACTCGTCTGTCTCGTTCGAGAAGGACTTCGCCGAGCCGATGGACAAGATGCTCCAGCTCGCGAAGGACTACACGAACGCGGATGCTCCCAGTCGCGGCTACGGCGACGGAAACCTCGCCTTCGCGAAGGGCGAGGCCGCCATGTACCTGCAGGGCCCGTGGGCGTTCAGCGAGATCGCGAAGACCTCTCCCGACCTGGCCCTCGGCACGTTCCCGCTGCCGATGACGAACGATCCGTCCGAGCTCGGGGTCCGCGTCAACATGGACCTCGCGGCCATGATCCCCGAGGGCTCCCGACACCAGGAGGCCGCCCGCGACTTCCTCGAATACCTCTTCCTGCCCGAGAACATCCAGGCGTACAACGAGTCGCAGCTCGGCTTCACTCCGACCACCGACGCCCCCGCACCCGACGACCCGCGCATCGAGGGGATGATCGAGTACTACGACAGCGGGCAGATCTACCAGGGCCCGTCGGTGCTCGTGCCGAAGACGCTGCCGCTCAACAACTACGTGCAGGCCATGGTGCTCGGAGCCTCTCCCGCATCGACGCTCCGCACCATGGACGCGGACTGGGCGCGCATCGCGTTCCGCGCGCCCATCCCCAGCACGGAGGACAACGCGTCCGCCGATGCCCCCGCATCCGGCGAGACAGAGGAGTCCACGCCATGA
- a CDS encoding DNA-3-methyladenine glycosylase — translation MPSDAVHRATRAELSGLPVDVAPSLLGGELRTLVAGSAVHLRITEVEAYHGQGTGPHADPGSHARMGRTARNATMWGEPGHLYVYLSHGIHSCVNVVSGAEGQAGGILLRAGEVVHGVDAAAIRRRAEPPLTSRLLRDLARGPGRFGQAAGLRHPLHDGIDAVTGSELEGARAELWLRDEPVLDVATGPRVGVAGVAGTDAFPWRFWIAGDPTVSPFRWGRGAQAASIGRA, via the coding sequence ATGCCGTCGGATGCCGTGCACCGGGCGACCCGCGCCGAGCTGTCCGGCCTGCCGGTCGACGTCGCCCCGTCGTTGCTGGGCGGAGAGCTGCGCACCCTCGTCGCCGGCTCCGCGGTGCACCTGCGGATCACCGAGGTCGAGGCATATCACGGGCAGGGCACCGGGCCGCATGCCGACCCCGGTTCGCACGCCCGCATGGGCCGCACGGCACGCAACGCCACGATGTGGGGCGAGCCGGGGCACCTGTACGTGTACCTCAGCCACGGCATCCACTCCTGTGTGAACGTCGTCTCGGGCGCCGAGGGTCAGGCGGGCGGGATCCTGCTGCGCGCCGGCGAGGTGGTGCACGGTGTGGATGCCGCCGCCATCCGCCGTCGTGCCGAGCCGCCGCTCACGTCGCGCCTGCTGCGCGACCTCGCCCGCGGGCCAGGGCGTTTCGGGCAGGCGGCCGGGCTGCGGCATCCGCTGCACGACGGCATCGACGCGGTCACCGGGTCCGAGCTGGAGGGCGCGCGGGCGGAGCTGTGGCTGCGCGACGAGCCGGTGCTCGACGTCGCGACGGGGCCTCGTGTCGGCGTCGCCGGTGTCGCGGGTACCGACGCCTTCCCGTGGCGGTTCTGGATCGCCGGCGATCCGACCGTCTCGCCGTTCCGCTGGGGGAGGGGTGCGCAGGCCGCGTCGATCGGGCGAGCCTGA
- a CDS encoding TIGR03943 family protein, giving the protein MSEQSVSRRRALGTRWLGVGLATVVSIVTLGLGVTGRLTLYISPESVWFACAAAVVTLAAAIWSCTLPLGAETDHGHDHGSHDHGSDNADAEGARPSARRALATAGTVAGGVIASGVVVAALVLPPASLSVELAMSRAGEQTALFVGADDVTLGVADTSTFGVGDWASVFASATNTAAYDGKAVSLTGFVTPADADGVNLTRLVITHCVIDAQTATLPVTIDAGEFKTGQWVQVEGTVKADADGRLHVDPTSVQPIDEPGDPYEY; this is encoded by the coding sequence TTGTCTGAGCAGTCCGTCTCGCGCCGCCGAGCCCTCGGCACCCGCTGGCTGGGTGTGGGGCTCGCGACCGTCGTCTCCATCGTCACGCTCGGCCTCGGCGTGACCGGACGCCTCACCCTCTACATCAGCCCCGAGTCGGTGTGGTTCGCCTGCGCCGCCGCCGTCGTGACCCTCGCCGCCGCGATCTGGTCGTGCACGCTGCCGCTCGGCGCCGAGACCGACCACGGACACGATCACGGATCTCACGATCACGGATCGGACAATGCGGATGCCGAGGGGGCGCGGCCCTCCGCCCGCCGCGCTTTGGCGACGGCCGGCACGGTCGCCGGCGGCGTGATCGCGTCGGGTGTCGTGGTCGCCGCACTCGTGCTCCCTCCCGCCTCCCTGTCGGTCGAGCTCGCGATGTCGCGCGCGGGGGAGCAGACCGCGCTCTTCGTCGGTGCCGACGACGTGACGCTGGGCGTCGCCGACACCTCGACGTTCGGCGTGGGCGACTGGGCGAGCGTGTTCGCGTCCGCCACGAACACCGCCGCCTACGACGGCAAGGCCGTGTCGCTCACCGGGTTCGTCACCCCGGCGGATGCCGACGGCGTGAACCTCACACGGCTCGTCATCACGCACTGCGTGATCGACGCGCAGACGGCGACGCTGCCCGTCACGATCGACGCGGGCGAGTTCAAGACCGGACAGTGGGTGCAGGTCGAGGGCACCGTGAAGGCGGATGCCGACGGCCGTCTGCACGTCGACCCGACCTCGGTGCAGCCCATCGACGAGCCCGGGGACCCGTATGAGTACTGA